In Agrobacterium vitis, one genomic interval encodes:
- the copM gene encoding CopM family metallochaperone: MVKTILLAASLLLATTAAYAEDTMKGMDHSMPSTTLNAPSSKAFTAANARMHKAMAMPMTGNADVDFVRGMIAHHQGAIDMAKVELQYGKDEKIRTLAEEIIKAQQGEIAMMQQWLEMHGQ; encoded by the coding sequence ATGGTCAAAACCATACTTCTTGCCGCAAGCCTGTTGCTTGCCACCACTGCCGCTTATGCTGAGGACACCATGAAAGGCATGGATCATTCCATGCCCTCGACCACGTTGAACGCGCCATCCAGCAAGGCTTTTACAGCCGCCAACGCCAGGATGCATAAGGCCATGGCCATGCCGATGACCGGCAATGCCGATGTGGATTTCGTGCGCGGAATGATTGCCCACCATCAGGGCGCTATCGACATGGCCAAGGTGGAGTTGCAATATGGCAAGGACGAAAAGATCCGCACGCTGGCCGAAGAGATCATCAAGGCGCAGCAGGGCGAAATTGCCATGATGCAGCAATGGCTTGAGATGCACGGTCAATAA